From the genome of Arvicola amphibius chromosome 9, mArvAmp1.2, whole genome shotgun sequence:
AGACTATTGAAATGACCTAGGGAAGGGACCCGGAAGGCTTCTATAGTATGATGAGTCTGAAATGACATGCTCTGCCTGCCACCCGCAGCCGAGTACCAGAAACGACAGTGTCGAGACCACCTCAAAGCAAACCTGAAGTTCATGACCAGCGTGAGAAGCTCCGTGCCAGAGTCTGTGACCCAGCAGGTTTGTTTAGGGGTGCAAGCTATAGGAAGGGACCCAGGAATGATAGCTGAGGCTCTTCTTCAGATCTATGTGGATCTGTCTCACTAAATACAGTGTGGAGTTGGTCCAGCCCTGCCCTGACCCTAAGTCCCTGTGAGCTCAAGGGTTTCCACCTGTGCTTCCAAAAATGGAAATTCTGTGCCCTCACTCCAGAACCTTTCCAGATTCTGCAGCAGAACCGGGGCCGCAAAGCTTGTGATCGGGTAGTGGCCAagacaacaaagaagaagaaggctGAGGGCACTGTGTTCACTGAAGAAGACTTCCAGAAATTCCAGAGGGAATATTTCGGCAGCTAGGCTTCCTGCAGGAATGGTGAGGACAAAAAGCACTAACGTCCTTTGACTGCCATATCTCTGCTGTCTGTGGCTGTGCAGTGCTGTGACATGGGTGACCAGCAGGTGGCAGTGCAACCCAGCCTGGCTCAGGAAGCCCTAGAGCTGGTATTCCAGGGACACTGGACTAGAGCTGCAAGCCCTGAGGCAAATTTGCACTCAGATTGAAGTGGATTTCTGCCACGTATACCCTGCCAGAAAAGATTCTGACCTGATATCTTTGACCAGGACAGGACCCTGGGGCTATTTGCTGTGAAATAAGGCCAGTTGTGTGGCCCTCTCAGACCATACCTCCAAGAACTACAAGTTGGCTGTTGAGTTTGAGTAAATGGATTTGAACAAATGTAGgttcaggttttgtgtgtgtgtgtgtgcgcatgtgctgTTGATGGGACTTACAGCACGTCTCCCATCTCAGTGTGGATGAAGGTGCTCCATGTCAGAAGCTCCCCCAGTTTAAGCCCAGCATAAATCCCTTCCACCAGTGATGCCTCCTCAGTGGGCATAGCCACTAGCTCCTAGCATTGCCCAGTAAGTGAGTCTGGGAGTCTAGAAGTGGAGCTGCCTCAGCCCCCCTGGAGCTTGGGGTCAGCATGGGATGGGGGCATAGGTCATGGTTTCAGGAGTCATCCTAAGCAAACAGATTGACATTTAAGTCTGTACCCCAGCCAAGGACATCAGTGAAAGCTAGGCTTGTGCCATCTCAGGGCAAACTGGCCCTTTTCCAGCCAACACAGTGCCAGACACAGGTGGCAAAGAAAGGTCATGTGGAAAGAACGCACTGTGGAAAGAATGGCACAGACAGCTACTCTCCTGCCACAGAGACCAGGAGCCCCCTCCGTGGAGATAGATGGATTcctaaaggagaaaactgatggCCTTCACACAAACATCTTCTGCCCTGGGCCAGCCTCTCCATTTTAAACCCAGGGGTTCCTCAGGTCATGTGACTCCTGAACCCCAGGGAGAATAGTAGAGGAAGGGTATTGATGGGTCTCTGACAAGACAAATGGTTGGGCTTTGTCCTCAGTAAGAGAGCAGGGTTCAGTGCCCCCACTTCAGTGCCACATCTCAACATGGGGACACAACTACCCACAGCCTCCATGTGGCCTCTGCCTAGTGGGAGGCTGGCCATCCATCTGGGTCAGAGCAAGCAGgaacaggagggaaggaaggtgcTGTGACTGTGAGCTCGTGATTGGGAGCTCTGGGTCCTCTGTGGTGTGGGTTGAAAGGGACATGGGTGGTAGTCTTCAGATCCTGTTTGCTAAATTTTGCAAAGTGGCCTTGGGACTCATTTCCTCCATCTTAAATAAGCCACTTAGCAAACAGCTCCATGCTTATTCTTGGAGGGAGGTGATGAAGGACTCCAGGGCCCCTTTCTAGGGAGTTCACACCTGTGGTCACATGATCACCTAGGGGATACCGCCAGAGATCCTGTACCTTTCCTGGTATAAGGCCTCAACTTGCTGCCAAGAAGAAAAGGTTAGACACTCGAAGAATGTAGTGTTGACCATTATCCCCAGTGGCCCAATAAGAGGATACCAGTTGTTAGATTCAAGCCAAAGGGGCCTAGCAAAGGGAGGCCTACCCCAACTAAGGCATCCCAGATAGATACAAAGTTTGATGTTCTACACCCCCATCCCACATGCTTCCTGTGTCTCCTGTTGTGGGCTGGGCCATCTGCACAGCCAGAGAGACTGGAGATGGACTTCCATGTACTGGTCTTGGGGACTCACAAGGTCAACCACCAGGACATCAGCCTTGCCTAGAGTGGTCTGACTTGGGGGTTAGGGAGGTCTCAACCCAAGGCCCAACTGGAGCTGATGAGGTTCTGGATAGGTGGGTTGGAGAGCTCTCCCTTTTCATATACACAATTTCCCCATTCTTAAAGACCTAGTCAGGAGGCCCAGCCGTCTGCCCTGAGATTCCCCTAACCTGAGCTGTCTCTCAAGTTGTCACTTGGTAGTGGTTTTGAGCATTTACCTGCTATCCACCCTGGCCAAGATCCCGTGCCCATCCCAGAGTGCCTGGGGAGGGGCTCAGCACTTGGGTCTCACGGCCCCCGCTTACTCTTTTCCTGGGCTCTTCTGTCTTCAAACCCTATATCCACCACCTCAACGGCCAAGACAGCCTAGTCCCTGCCTGCATAAAAGGGTGAGCCCGAAGGCCTGCTCCCACTTCCTCATCTGCAGACGTGGGGCTACTGCTTCGTCATCCTACCCACACCCAGACCCCACCTGTTCTCTCCCTCAGTATGATCCTCCAGGTGCAGGTCCTCCACCCAGACTGCCAGGCAGTTCACACATCTTTGGTGTCCCTTTGTTTCCCTTAGGAAAAGTGAAGTTCCACAAAAGCTGGGCTGTTGACCCTGTGTTCACTATGTACATCTCTGTCAGTGTTTATGCATAATGGGCAGTCACCAGTGGCCATCCTCTACCAAGTGACCGGAGAGCAAGCACTACTTACACCCATTTTGTCAATACCTGGCAGGGACTTCAGTCACCATGGTCAGGGTGGCTAGATCTTGGCTGTCTCCCTGGTCCCTCTTGTAAGCAggtcaagtgtggtggtgcatgtctataaccctagcacttggaaggtggaaacTGGGAAAGCCAacaattcaaggtcatccttggatcATCTAAGACCCTTTTTAAAGCATTGCCAGGGTCACCTGGAAGGACTGACATGACATTAGCCCTGCATAAAGAGGTAGCAGCATAGGAAGTGGAAGGAATCACTGCCAGGTGTGGGTAGTCACTGTCTCTAAGGTCCTCCACCTGCTTACTGTCCCACTCCTCAGTGCCTCCCTCCCACTACCATGTTCTAGGCTGGATTAAGATGCCCCTTGGCCAAAAGCATCAATGCTGAGGGTgactgtaggtttttttttatagctcatagtggggggggggcgctgaAATAACAGGACTAAAGTGAGGGCTTAAAACCAGCTGTGCCAATGAGGGTGGTCTCTGCCCCACTCCCACTGAAACCAAGCCTAGGCAGTGTAGCTAACTGATCCTTTTATgggtggctttttttctttagctAAGGCCTTATAACTCAAGCTGGCCCCAAACCTGTGATCCTGCCATAGCCTCTCCAGAGCCAAAATAGATACACACCATAATCAGCTAAACTGACATTGTGTACACACAAATG
Proteins encoded in this window:
- the Rps19bp1 gene encoding active regulator of SIRT1 isoform X1, with product MSAALLRRGLELLAASEASRAARGQAKASGAPMKRTRRARAKASQALKLRNSAKGKVPKSALAEYQKRQCRDHLKANLKFMTSVRSSVPESVTQQILQQNRGRKACDRVVAKTTKKKKAEGTVFTEEDFQKFQREYFGS